The Chlorocebus sabaeus isolate Y175 chromosome 11, mChlSab1.0.hap1, whole genome shotgun sequence genomic interval TCCAGGTCCAGGGAGCGATTATTGTCCATGGACAGCACCACAGATGTGTCACTGATGTGGCTCTGCATCTGAGACAGCTCCTGTCAACACAGAGGGAGCTTGTTCACTTTTGGGGTCTCTATAACAAGCACACAGGGCCCTGAGAGACTCCTGATCAACAGTCTCATTCACTGATTCCTTGCTCCACATGTGTATCAGCCACACTCTGTCCCCAGCCCCCCAGCCACTCAGAGAACCCCATGTCTGCAGCCTATCCTGTGGAATCCCTTCCAACGGTCCTCTTCTCCAGGCTCATCCCAGATGTCTTCTGGGGCCTAGATACCAAAATACACCAGCCTCAAATCTGGAAACATCtcactctccctctgtcccttctTAGTAGGTAACATCCTCACAGCATCGTAGAGGGTCCTCAGGAAGTTGATCTCATCTATCAGGGCATCCACTTTGGCCTGAAGCTCCACCTTTTTCATATAGGCACCATCCACATCCTGAGAAAAGAAGAGCATAAAGGCCTTATTCCCCCAAGGAACAAACAACAAACCACAACTGCAGCAAGAAACAGCAGAGGGGACTGGTGAAGTGATGATCCTTGTCCAAAACCAGTCTCCACTTGAACGGGCAATTTGTATCTCATTAGGATGGTCTAAGTTCAATCCTACTTAAAAACTAGAGACTGATTAACTGACTCTTTTAGGGATCTTCCAGACTAAGGTGCACCTGACTTCTGTTTATTGCTCCAAAGGCCTGAACTTGGCAGCTCTGTGGCAGTGGAGTGAGGAGATTCCCCCAACCCAGCCAGACACCTGCAGCTACAAGCCTCGGAAACCTCACATACAGCCCTTACCTTCTTCAGAGTCACAAATTCATTCTCAGCAGCTGTACGTTTATTAATTTCATCCTCATATCtgtgtgagaaaaaaagaaacagctgagTTTGGTTTTGAGGTCATCGTAAACACCATTGCTCCCTGGAACTCTGAAAGTTCATCTCTTCCGTTCCTCCATCCCTATCCCACCCCTCTCAGATGAGCACGTCCTCTTTACTATCTCCCTGTTAGTTAGGGAGACCAACCATGTCAATTTGCCCAGGCAAACTGTCTGGCTTTAGCACTAAAAGTTCTGCATCCCAGGAAACCCCTTAGTCCCAGGCAAACCTCTGGATAGTTGATCACCATACCACGAGTTGTCCCAGAATCTTTCGGATGCCAGAACCAGGATCTTCCCCAACCGGGCTCATGAGAAAATGCTTCCCCCACTCTAAACTCatccgttttttttgtttgtttgtttgtttttgtttttgttttgttttgtttttagacataatctcgccctgtcgcccaggctggagtgcagtggtgcaatcttggctcactgcaacttccatctccagggttcaagcaattctgttgcctcagccacccgagtatctgggattacaggtgtgtaccaccacacccagctaatttttgtatttttagtacagatgagatttcaccatgttggccaagctggtctcaaacccctaatctcaaatgatttgcccacctcggcctcccagagtgctgggattacaggcatgagccaccatgcccagcctaaactcATCCCTCTTGCCAATTTTATTTGCAAAGCACTATGCTTGGAGAAGGAAGGTGAGGGGAAACTGAATGAACCAAGTTGTCCTTCGTGAAGGTAAGGAGAGGGAAACGGGCCAGGTGACACCACTGCCTAGAAGTCAGGAGGCATGTAGAAGGGGCCAAGACTCTGAGACAGGGTGGGCCATGGCATCTTCCCACTCCTCCCGTCACTCACTTTTTCTTGAAGTCCTCCACCAGGTCCTGCATGTTCCTCATCTCAGAGTCCAGGCGCCCTCTCTCCCCGAGGATGTTGTCCAGGTAGCTCCGCAGGTAGTTGATGTGATTCTCAAAAAGAGGCTCAAGATTGTCGGTGCCTGAGATGGAACTTGTGCTCTGCTGCTGGAGCAGGTTCCACTTGGTCTCCAGGACCTTGTTCTGTTGCTCCAGGAACCGCACCTGCAATGGTTGCAGGAAGCAACATCAGGTAACACTTGTAGCAGAGGAGCAGAGGGGCCTTCACTCCGGTAGGACCAGGTGTCTATCTCCTGGGCCCCCAGCACAAAGGCCTATAAAGTATGCAAAGATAGGTTCCTACTGTAGTCAGAGAGATTATGGTCAGATGGGTGATCAGTCAGGACACTACACTTGCAGTGTGGTTCGGAAAGTCACAAAGGAAGGGGAAACCAGAAGTGACTCCTACCGGAAAGCAATAGAATTGTAAGGTTGACCCCTTGGTGCTCCTGAGGACTTCATGACCCTATCTCAACTTTCAAAACTACAGTACACTCTGCAAAAATGCACATAAACCTCAGCAGCACCATTTCCACCCATGACTCTACTGACATGTTAGCTCTTCAAAAACAGTGAAGTGATGCTGGGAAGCGACGCTGGCTGGCATGCCGTAGTTAGCGTGACAACACCTCTCTTGAGCCTGGAGGGACAGCAGCCCCATGAGAGCTGTCCTGGTCTGGAGAAGCTCACCGAGCACTCTTGTCTTCCTGACTAGGCTGAGTAGGAGTGCACAGTCACCTATTTCTCTGCACTCCCTTGGGACTAAGGTTCTTATGCTCCTAATCCCTCATCCAGGTGATCAGCCTCCTCTGCCTGGCACAGCAACATGTAGGGGAAAGGGCTTCCTGGAAAGCTCAGAGGACAGCTTATATTTGAAAAGCCTCCCATTCTCAGTGGACCCTTCCCTGATGGTGGCCGTGGCCTTTGCCTTGGGTTGCCTGCCctgccagcctgggcctcagtaAGACAATGACTGGAAGTTTCAGCAGAGGTTCCGACAAACAGGATGTGCAGTGCTCAGGTCCAAATAGGGGACTGTTTTCTTTCTACACCTCCCCTCACTTGACCATGTGGACAAACTCCTCAACCCTGAATATCTTCCCAGACCCTAGAGTTCCACCTAACTCCTCACCCTCTAGTCTGGCCCATCCAAGACACATTTAAACACTGTGTCCCAAAGATCAAATTCAAAGTCTCCAGCCCAGGAAGGGACGGCCAGTCAGAGCTTCATCACCTTGTCAATGAAGGAGGCAAACTTGTTGTTGAGGGTCTTGATCTGTTCCCGCTCCTGGGCCTTTACTTGTCCAATCTGGGGGTCGATCTCCACATTGAGGGGCTGCAGGAGACTCTGGTTTACAGTCACTTCCTGAATTCCCCCAGGAAAGCCCCCAGGGCCAAAGCCACCAGGACTGCCAAAGCTGCCGGGCCCACCAAACCCACCAGCTCCACCAAAGCCACCAGGACCACCAAAGCCACCAGCTCCACCAAAGCCACCAGCCCCTCCAAAGCCACCAGCCCCTCCAAAGCCACCAGCTCCACCAAAGCCACCTCCCATTCCTCTGACACCACCAAAGCCACCACCAAAGCCACCTCCATAGCCACCCCCAAAGCCACCTCCATAGCCACCTGCAAAGCCACAGCTGCTACGGCCTCCCCCAAAGCCTCCAGCCCGGGAGCCACCAGCTGCCACACTGACGGAGATGCTTTTGTTGCCACCCAGGTTGTAGAGGCTGCGACTGCCAAAGCCACCTGCTCCGCTCCGGAAGCCACAGGCCCCTCCACCAGCTCCCCCAGAGCGGGTCACATAGCTCATCCTGCTGCTGCCGGAGACCACGGCAGAGCGGCCGGAGAAACCCTGGCTCCCGCCACCAGATGTCTTGCTGGCTTGTCTGCTCATGGTGAAGAGCTTGGTGAAGAGAAGAGTGTAAGTTAAGCAGGGACACTGACAGTCAGAGGAAGAGGGACGGGAACTGAAGACCTGTGCAAAATAAATCCTTTTATATACATTTGAGGAGGTTGTTGGGCTCAAGCGAAGGAGAGATAATTAATCCCAAATATTCATGGGTTGGGTTTGCCTCCAAGGCAATAAGTTTATTCATGGCTACCAAACACACCTTGAAAATAATCTGAAATGGTAAAAGTGTTAAGGTGGCAGGCTTACCTGGCGAGGGGGTGGTGCCTGGCATTGCCCCATGTTTGGGCATGGCCTCCTCCTAGCTTTGTCTGACAGGACCCAGGAGGCACACTCACCTGCATCAGGTGCTCAGCAGCCGTCCCTCTGCCTGTTAGCTGTCCCTGGGCCCCGCAGAGCTGTGCCCAGCTCTGGAAAGGATAGAGTGGAGGCGTGAGGAGGTTCTGCTTCTCTGAGCAGTAGAGACAGTGGAGCCCACTCACAGCTCTGGGAAAGCGTCTTAATGGAAGGATTGATGCAGGTCTCTCCACGATTACTGAGTGCACAGTATGTGCCCAGCTCTGTGCTGGGCTTTGGGATGAAGCGCTGacctctccttctcccttcctggaAACAAAGCCCAGAACTATCACAaatatgcctcctgggttctccctACACCCCAAGCTTTAGTTCAGGAGGTAGTGTTGTTTTGGTTTATGACTATCTTCGGAGAAAAAGTCAAGTTAACACCTGTGCATGTTGACCAGACACTGGCAAAATCCAACATGCCTAAtgtttgtttatctttaaaactTCCCAAAGAAATTTTACACTATTACACATCTCGGGGTTTCTCTATGACTTCCTTTCTTGCTCCCCACATTTTGGCATTTCTCTGGTTTTAGCTTAAGGCCTAGgaaacaagaaactcaaacatcaAGTCAACaacaaattcagcaaatatttacagaCTGCCGaatgtgtgccaggccctgtgcaaaACCCTGGAGACCCAGTCATGGACAAGACACACAGGGCCCCTGTGGGACCTTTTTCTGGTTGAGAGATGTGCTCCTGAGAGTCGCCCATGCCCCTCTAAACACCGATCTGGCAGAGCCAGATCTGGCAGAGCTGGCAGCACTGTGGAACATGTCTGACTCCAAAAGCCTGAAACTCTGCCTGTCTGGGATTGTCCAGAAGCTTATGACTGGGCTTAGTTTGTCCAAGAGAAAAGCCATCCTGCTCACTCTGGAGCTGGCCAAGTTAGCTGCTTATCTCTCCAGGACAGGCCTTTTTTTGTTCTGTCTGCTGCACATTGGGCCCTTCTAAGGGTGTGGTCTGTATGGCCCTGGCAGGAGCCTCCTTagaattggggaaaggacagagaCTTCAACACCCACTGGTTAGGGCTGGGAGTGGCCCAagtgcaaaggaaatgaaattttcttCAGTGGCCTGGTTCTTCCATTTTATCCGTATCTCTCCCATGTGTTACCTGCCAGGCTATGCAACATCCTAGCTCCTCCCCAGGATAAAACCATAAGCTCTCCAGGAGTTTCCAGTCTTGTTAATACACTGGGTCCCTTGGACCAAAGCACAGTGCTTGGCCAATAGTAAGTGCCATAAAGTTTGGtttgttgaaaaaatgaatgagtccatcaattaattattaatgaattaatggTTAAGCCCTTTTACTGGATTACAACCAGATAAAACTGGTTGAAAGCTAGTTCAACTCCCATTGCATGAGGTAGCACAAGCTAATTGAGATTATTTCAATGTGAGGTATCCAGACTTCTCAAATTTGGTGTTCAGATTTAGAAAAATGTACATGCAAAAtgaatgtcacctcctcaggggGGGAAAAAAGTAGAATCACAGAATCAAGAACCAATCAATCAAGAATCAACCAATTACAGAATCAAGTTGAAGTTGACTGGATGTTCCAGGTCACACAATCTGTCCCGTTCATTGCTGGGATCCCCTCTCCAGCATCTCTGACTTATATCCTTGATTTTCTGTGAGTTCTGCCCATGGACTGTGAAGTTAGCCCTGACCCAGAGGGTGACCACACAGGCTCCTCTCCTCTTTGCTCCCTCAGAGGCAATGAACCAATCCCAGGGCTAGATGAGATCCTCCCCATAAGTAAGTACGACCAAGGCTGTTTAAATTCTATGCATTTCAGCATCACTAACCATAAAAGATGACCAATCATCTCTGACCCTCTAGATCTCACGGGAACATAGCTAGATGCATGAAATATCTGCCAGTGTTTCAAGAAACATATCAcgaggccaagtgtggtggctcacgcctgtaaccccagcacttggcaaggctgaggtgggcagattgcttgagcccaggagtttcagaccagccttggaaacatggcaaaacaccatttctacaaaaaaatacaaagattagccaggtgtggtgtcatgtgcTTGTAGACCCAggtgctcgagaggctgaggttggaggatcacttgagcctgggaggtcaaggctgcagtgagctatgattgcaccatggcactccagcctggacaacagaacaagaccattctcaacaaaaaaaaaaaggaaacatattacaaaaattaggccatattttttcttataatatctAAGAGAGCAGGATGGAGGACGTGCCTTTATGCCAGACAGAAATGAGGCTGCTGCTTGGTCAGGTGTGGGGCCTAGGTTCCAGGGCAGTGAGTCTCTAGGAATTCTTAAACCCGTAGTGATTCAGGGTACTTAGTGCCCCCAGTGAGGGAGATCTCAGCCATTGCCAGAGCCCACTGATTCTGAATCATGCTTGTCATTCCTTTAGAAGGAATTATCTTGGAGAAGAATCTTGGAGAAGCAACATCACAATCACTGTTGTCATCAGCTAGTCCTGGGTCTGGGACCTCCCCAACAGAtggtggaaggaaagggaagaatggcATAATCTATACTTACTCTTGGGGTCGGGATAGCAGAGAAGACATGGCTTGGCCTTTGAGAGGACAGGGAGCAAAACAAAGATTGGGGAATACATTTGCAGGACTAGAATGTCAATTCTGATCAGAGTTGTAAGTGAAGGAAGTGGTGGAAGGGGAGGAGATAATCAGTGAGTTGAAATTCTTATTGGTTGGGCCCAGTCCTCTAAACTTGGAGGGCCTAATAAACACTTTGAGAAAATAGAGTTGGTTTACAGTCACCTCCAACACCTGAATGATCTGAAGTTTATTAACTAAGCTCCTTAAGTGCTTTCTCCCTGGAGAGAAGAGTGAGTCACTGGATTGCAATGTGTGAAATCAGAGACTCATAGGGTGCTATGGCCAGGAGACTCTCTAGTCCACTCCTCTACCTCGAGGCAGAATCCACCTGGCCACTCCTACTCTTCAAGATCCCCATGGAAGGCAATTCATCAAATCTCCTAACTTGCCTAGGCCAGCAAGACCCCACCCTGACCCAAGGAAGGCCTTCATGGATCTAGCTTTCAGGCCTTCCACTCCATTCCATGGGAGCCCAACTCCTCTTATAGGATCAGTGAAATTTTGGTCAGCGGGAGCCCCAATCACCTGTCCGTCATGGCATGACACCCATACCTCTCTGGGTGTGAAGGCCCCTtttaacacacacaaaattacatTGACCTTCACACATGTCAGAACTCATACTTCCAGTATCCTTTGAGAACATACATTTTTTACTATGAATTTAgcaaacacttttaaataaaattgcgGTTCATAATCATATACATTTGAAAGTggtaatacatatacataaaaagaCACACTATTCGCTCAATCAAGAGACACTTGCATCCATGTGCATTCTCAGAACCCTTGCAGTCCTGACACAACAGCAACCCTAACTGGGGCCTCTCAGCCTCAGGTCTCAAGCTCCTGCCCCCTCCACCGCTGGACACCTGCCCCCAGCTGAGATTCCCTGCTGAGCGCTGTTACCACCTGTCTTCCCTGCCTTTGTGCCCATCAGCCTGTGGCCTTGGCAGGCCTTCAGCAGATGGGAAGTGAGTTCGGATGAATTTGCTCTTGCCTGGCCTTCCAGAGTAAAACACATGAACTCCCCTGGCTTGTGTATCACAACCCCTTCCAATATTAGAAAATACTGTGGAGTTCACAGACACCAACCTCCCAGTTTGATAGACCCAGTTGTTTCTCCCAGTCCTCAGTACACATGGTTTCCAGGACTATTCTCTGCACTCACTTTAATATGTAATGGATCTCTTAAAACTACAGTGCTAAGATAGGGTACTCAAAGGTGGCTTCATGTGCACCGGAACTAATAGGAAGCCCCTTCCTGTCTGTGATGGGGCACCGTGCTTCTTTCAATGCAAGCTAAGATTCTATTCCCTTCTTTAGCTCTTGACTTCCATCAGTCCTGCCTGAGGAGGAGAATGGTAAGGCATGGGTTTGTTGGTGGTGGTGCAGAGGGggttggtttgcttttgtttttgtttttgttttgagagagagagagggagcgtctcactctgttgtccaggctggagtgcggtggcgcaatctcagctcgctgcaacttcaacctcccagactcaagccatcctcccaccgcagcctcccaagtagctgggacacaggcatgcaccaccatgcccagctatttttttttttttttttttttacagagacagggtctctcgatctaacccaggttggtcttgaactcctaggctcaagcaatccgcccacttcagcctcccaaagtgctgggattatagacatgggCCACTATGCCGGCCAGCTTCCTAGTTTTAAATAACTCACTTCCTTGTCCTGCTGTAAGAGTAAACTGAAGGGACAGCATTCACAAAGCacttacagagaaaataaacataacagtaaaaatgaaaaaaaaaaaaaaaaggtttgcccTGAATAAGCCTCTATTTACATAAGATTCCTCTGCATGGATAAGAGCTGTCCATTTATATTTGTGCTGAATCATGTCTGGCTGGCGTGCCTGCTCAAACCAGATGCTTGTGCACGGCAGAAATCACAACCTTGTCCTCGCTGGAGAATTCCCAAGAGATCTTAGGAAGTTATTAAACAGTTGTCGTAAAACAAAAGataggcagggtgcggtggctgaggcctgtaatcccagcactttgggaggtcaaggggggcggatcacgaggtcaggagatcgagaccattctggttaacacgatgaaaccccgtctctattaaaaatacaaaaaattagccagtcgtgttggtgggcgcctgtagtcccagctactccagaggctaaggcaggagaatggctgaaccagggaggcagagatggcagtgagccaagatcgcgccactacactccagcgtgggcaacagtgagagactccgtctcaaaaaaaaaaaaaaaagttaaaagaggaGATGAAAACAACCATTAAGTGGTCATTTAACCTGGGAAAGAGGCATTCAagaggaaaaatacatttatttctcaatgCAATGATTTGAAAAGCATGGATCTCTCTCCACTGAGGAATTTGAGGGGATCCAGTTGGACATAAAGCAAAGGGTACAATCATAGTGGAAATAAGGGAACCAGGGGACACTGCAAGTAACACAAggggatttttaaaatagcaatttaTAGCCCCTAGCATAtgaaaagtgctcaataaatatcaaagGAATGGATGCCAGCATGCGGGGTGAGATACCATTCTGCCAAGAGACAAAGGAATGACAGCAAACCTCTTTGTTCCTGGAAACATACCCTCATAGGAAACAAGAGTGGGAAACGAGGCAGAGCCATGGCAAGGCTTAGCTTTACAGCTGCATGGCAGGGGAAGGAGGGGCAGAGTGGTGGTTCCTAGACTGCAATTCAAAGCACGTCATGGGCCTCCAGGCCACACCCTGAGAGCAGGTGGCCCAGAGCTACCTCCTCATCTGTTTCTGAGCTTAATCTCTCAGACACACCTTGTTTTGAGCTTGTCTAGTCTTGGAACATAAAGCCCAAACCCCAAACAAATTAGGCAATGGGCCAACCCATGTCCTCCACATCCTGGCCTCAACCTTTCTCTCTAGCGTCCTCTCGCACCACTCCCTGCCCTGCCTGGAGTGATGCTAAGCGGCTTTTGGTTTGGTACTGCACTGAGCCACACTTCCCTGTCTTTACTCTGAAATTCTTGCTGCCTAAAGCACCGTCCTCCCCTGCACCCCTCTCACAAGCTCCAGGTCCACACCCCTTTTACCTGTCTGGCTTCACAGGTGTTACCTCCTCCAGGGAGTCTTCCTTGAATCCCTGGCAAAAGCAAATGCTTCTCCCTTATGCTTCCAGAGCCTCAGTGTTTGCATACACCATTGCTTTCAACATTTTCCTGAAAGTgtggaaaatatgtatttaatgtgTCTACACTCCCCACACTCATGCACCATTTTCACATTACACTATGCCACTCTCAAGGGTGAGGACCATACTGCAATAAGCTTTATATCCTCATGGCCCTACACAGAGTCTGACACAATGTAGGTGCTCAACAATGCTTGTCGAGCTGAAGCAACTGCCCCTGCGATGCTCTTGGGTGGTGGATTCACAGGAAAAGGGGCTCCTAGCCCGATGGGAGAAATGCTACAGCTTCACAGGACGCTGCACAGAAAATGGAGTGTGACCAAAATCCAGTATGAGGAGGCCTAAGGGAGACAGAACAGCAGGATATTCCAAAGGGGTGGAGCCACTCTTAGAAGACTTCTAGAAGAAAGGACTGCTCTTAAGTATCAGAATCCTGCCCTCTGTAAGGAGAGCACCTGCCCCCATCTCTAGCATCTAGGACCGGCTTCTTCATCAAGACCCCACTTAAATACCGCCTCCTGCATGAAGCCTCCTGTGAGTGCCAACCCTTCGCTCTAGACTATAAGTAATTTTACTCTCCTCTGGACTGTCATGTCCTTCATTTGTAACTTCCAAAGTCATTTATCTGTCTATCCAGTTACCAAGTTCTTTATGTGCATGTTTTTATCTAGACATTATCATCTGTATTGAAAGCTCCTTGAAAAGAGAGTATAATTATTCTTTCCACAATGGGTCCCCATTGCCCTGCACAAActaggcactcagtaaacattaTTCAATTAACATTTGTTAAACAGCTACTATATGGCAAGCACAGTGGCCCTGGAATGTCAAGATTAATAAAGTCATGGTTCCTGC includes:
- the KRT3 gene encoding keratin, type II cytoskeletal 3, which codes for MSRQASKTSGGGSQGFSGRSAVVSGSSRMSYVTRSGGAGGGACGFRSGAGGFGSRSLYNLGGNKSISVSVAAGGSRAGGFGGGRSSCGFAGGYGGGFGGGYGGGFGGGFGGVRGMGGGFGGAGGFGGAGGFGGAGGFGGAGGFGGPGGFGGAGGFGGPGSFGSPGGFGPGGFPGGIQEVTVNQSLLQPLNVEIDPQIGQVKAQEREQIKTLNNKFASFIDKVRFLEQQNKVLETKWNLLQQQSTSSISGTDNLEPLFENHINYLRSYLDNILGERGRLDSEMRNMQDLVEDFKKKYEDEINKRTAAENEFVTLKKDVDGAYMKKVELQAKVDALIDEINFLRTLYDAELSQMQSHISDTSVVLSMDNNRSLDLDSIIAEVRAQYEDIAQRSKAEAEALYQTKLGELQTTAGRHGDDLRNTKSEIIELNRMIQRLRAEIESIKKQNANLQTAIVEAEQRGEMALKDANAKLQELQAALQQAKDDLARLLRDYQELMNVKLALDVEIATYHKLLEGEEYRMSGECPSAVSISVVSSSTTSASAGGYAGGYGGGVGGGLGGGLGAGGGSSSGFGRGGGGGIGGGIGGGIGGGIGGGFGGGSSGGFSGGSGFGSSSGARYGVSGGGFSSASNRGGSIKFSQSSQSSQRYSR